The genomic window aacaaacatcttcccaaaagattaaattgattttggggttcaccaaagaTCTAACTCTTGATCTTTCAgatctagcgctctaataccatatcatgataccactcatctcaAAAGTTTCAGTTGATGGAAAAAAgtaacactaataattatatctctaataatccataaacctccattgtacacattgtacaagtattctattggctcctcatactttccctatACTTTTGTCAATCTAAGAAATGTAACTACTACAGTTAAAATCTCGAGAATTATTTATCGTAAGAGACCAATCTCGGGGACTATTTAGGTTTATCTCTTCGTTTTCAATACTCTCCTCTCCCCTTCCCCTCTCATCCAACTCAGCAGCAATGAGAAACGGAGAAAGTATCTGAGTTATATttgaagggaaaaaaaaaaaaccttcctAACTAGATAGTAAATTTTGGATGAATGTAGTATGCAAGAATTTCGTTTCACACAAGAGGTTGATCATCGACATGGGAATAAATCCTCGGGCTCTTCAGGCAAACAATCTTCACCTTTCATCACCGAAACTAAACTATCCAAAATCTCTTCAATCTTTGCAAACTCTGGATGAAATTTACTTGTAGCATGAAAAACATGGATTTTGTGCCCAATCTGAATCCAACTACTTGCTGGTTTTTTCTCCAGTCCTTTATCCTTAATCATGCTTCTCACCTTTGACATGTTTTTCCATTGTTCCCTAGACGCATATAAATTTGAAAGAAGCACATAATGGCCAGGATCTTCAGCATTCAATTGAAAGATATGTTCAGCTAGGATCTCGGCCAGCTCTACTTTGTTGTGAATTCGACAAGCGCCAAGTAAGCTTCCCAAAACATTGGTATTGGGAGTCACAGGCAACGTTGTTATGAACTTGTATGCGCCATCAATGTCTCCAGTTTTACCAAGAAGATCCACCATACAAGAGTAGTGCTCCATATCCGGCTCAATAGCATAATCATGAATCATGGAATTATACAACTGCCAAGCTTTTTCAACTAGACCTGCATGGCTACAAGCGGATAATAGTGCGATAAATGTGACTTTATTCGGTCTAATTCCCGCAATCTTCATCTGATCATAAAATGCCAAACCCTTTCCTCCTAATCCATGAGCTCCACAAGTAGAGATTATGGTGTTATATGTTACAACATTCTTTACCATCATCTGGTTGAAGACCTTTACTCCAAGATCAAGAAATCCACATTTGCCATACATATCTATCAAAGAATTTCCAACGTTAGTCTTTAATATTAGATTACTTTTGGTTGCATAACCATGAATCTCCTGTCCCTGCCTAAGAGCTCCCAATTTGGTACACACAGGAAGAACACTTACCAAAGTAATGGAATTAGGCCTATGTTGAGTTCCCCAAATTTCTCTGAAGGTAGAAAGTGCCAAGTCAAAATTGCCGTCTAAGTTATATCCCGCAATCATCGTATTCCACAGCATAATATCCTTATCTGACATGTATTCAAATGTTGTTTCTGCTTCCTTCATGGAACCACAATTAGAGTACATATCAATCAATGTGCTTACCACTATTGGATCCAATACAAGCCCTTCTTTAAGAACATAGTTATGTATCTCCTTCCCCTGTTTCAACAATCTGAGTTTTCCTAATGCAGGAAGAACACTTGAGACAACAATTTCATTTGCTTTCAGCCCTATATTTACCATTCTACGAAGCAGTTCATAGCTCTCTCGGTATAAGAAATTCTGTGAGTACCCTGCAATCAAGGTACTCCAAGAAACCCTATCCCTACAAACCATGTTGTCGAATAAGAAACGGGCCTCAAATGGATCACCACATTTGCAGTACATGTCAATGAGAGCATTGGAAACATACAAATCACTGTCAAAGCCACTCCTCACAGCACATCCTTGCAGCGCCATTCCCAATTCGGCATCCTCCAATTTGCTGCATACCGGTAAGAGAGATGCTACAATCACCGAATCAGGCTTCAAACTATCCGATCTCATCCTCCTAAAAAGCAAAACCGCTTCAACCAACTCACCATTCCACACCGCCCCGCATATCATGGCAGTCCAAGAAGCCAAGTCTTTTTccagcatttcatcaaacaccttacGTGCGTCTCCCAAGCTGCCACACTTAGCAAACATATTGATCATAGAACACAATACATAAGCATTAGGCCTTATATTATGCTTCACCTCATTGTATATGATTGTCTCTCGAACCCATCTTCCATATTCAATTGCACGCAAGGAAGAACATGCCTTGAGAACAATTGGGTAGGTGTAGTTATCAGGTTTCACCCCTTGGTTGAGCATAGAGTTATAGAGCTCAATGGCTTGTGTGTAGTGACCAACACAAAGCATGGCCCGAAGCATTGCATTCCAAGCAACATTGATCTTGTGGGGCAGTTCAGAAAAGACGAGGTACGCATGTTTGATGTGAGAGAAGCTAACATAAGCATTGATGATTTGAGAAGCAAAAGAGTTGTTATGTGGGGCTATGTTTGGGTGGAAGAAGCCAAGGACAAGAAGAAGAGCATGGagttttcttgcttcaagaagaTTGGAGGGAGAATTGAGATGATGGAAGGAGGGTGTAGTAATGGGAATGGGAAACGAGTGTTGTGGAGTAATTATGGAAACGATAGTATTAGCATTAGTTGGTAGCCTTGTTCGAAACAACATAGTCTAGCATCGACAATGATATCATAGGAGATGGAACAAACTTCTTATACCTGCTTGtttctattaaattttttttccctaaaaaaagtattttttaaaaaaataaactactTTTATTTTAGACACCTAGCATTCCCTTTATTTGTCGAAATATAAAGAGGTAATTATGTCATATAGTATATTAATTTGAGGTTTTAATTCTTTATAAGAATTTTGTGTCGTTtaaatattctattttttatGTGATATTAACGATGCGTATGTCTAATGTGTTTAGATTTGTTTACgttgataagaaaaaaaaaaattctatttttgatGTTTAATGTTATTTAGTTcatgttaataaaaaaattatatttttatattttttgttgagTATTTAATTTGTGacgtcaataataataataattaaagctTGATATATTTAATTTTGAATAATGCATTGTTATTGTCCAtgctaatattaaaattttttatttttagattttaatttttcatgttaataatgaattaaattatattcatgaattaaaatattattatcttGTAtgctttaatttttttgtattaaataTGCTATCGTAAGTAAAGTTAAATTATATTCAGGacttaaaaaggaaaaataatttttgttagtattttgtaatttgatgattttgatcttttattttttataaaaaaatttgaagagCTCAGTAAATGTAAAGTAATTAATGAATcattaaaagtttaaaaaaataGTGATTAACACTCACTACAtcttcaattattattattattattgttgttgttgttattgttgttgttgttacaaAAATGTTAGAGGACTATcagaattattatttttaattattaattagttatcAATGTTTAAAAGTATGTGATAGAATATGTTGTTGCATTACTAGACTAAAAtaactaaactaaaaaaattgagttaataactaaataataataaaaaataataaattctgatgacttttcatcatcatcatcatcatcatcatcatcatcatcatcatcatcatcatcatcatcatcatcatcatcatcatcatcaatcatcatcatcatcatcatcatcatcatcatctgatgACTCTTCTgacttttcatcatcatcatcatcatcatcatcatcatcatcatcatcatcatcatcatcatcatcatcatcatcatcatcatcatgcttGGATCAATTCTTTACATTACCAATCCAATGCATCTACTAACAAAAAACCCCAACAGCAACAAAAAGATTAATCCAATTCTTATAAAGGATTAAAACCTCAAATTAATATACTACCTGGCATAATTACCTCCCTATATTTCGACAAACATTCTGTCCACTGATACTTCGGCTCAGTTGATCTTTTTCCTGTCACATCAACACGCGTCTCTTATATATTGTGTCCAACTCATTTCAGCAAGTGctggaaaaaaaattatttcagcATCATAGCATTACCCTTTTATTTATTACACCATCTTTACAATATCAAAAAAATTAACGGCTAGATATTTGTGTTACAGAAAAACTCTACATCCATAAACTTTCTTCATCCAAACTATCCAAGTAATTTCTTCCATACGCGTCTCCCCCACTCCATCACTCGTTTGTCATACACGCGCCTCATATAACGTAAACCTTCTACTGCAACCTAAACCTTGTTCTCTTCTCAcgtttttgttcttcttcttcttcttgaacgtaATAAGCTTCGTTGTTCTCCTCTGTTCGCATTTTAtttattgttctttttcttcttctttgctcGCGTTCTTCATTATTGATCTGCATTGAATTCAACGTAATAAGCTctgtcgttcttcttcttctttgatcttcacttctgaatcgaaacaatgaatgattcaacttcaaatcagttgaatgagaatGATTTCGTTTattcttctgaaacgaatcaTGCTGATgaagtttggattattcaatttcacatagaattgaatggaatgcaattgttaattttatttgaattgaattcAATAGACGTAGATGTTTTtgaatctgaattgaattgataatatctaaattgtagacagaggtgtttcgaatttaattttgtataatagattatgtttcgttcattaagtactatacaattgtttcaccgtGAGTACCTGTTCGATTCGATATGTAGAAAGgagtttgaatttaattttttatactaGATTTTGTTTCGTTCACTTAGTACTATAgagttgtttcaccatgagtatgtGTTCAGTTCGATATGCagaaaggagtttgaatttgaatatatatatGGATTATATTTCGTTCACtgagtaatatataattgtttcaTCGTAATGACTTTTTCGGTTCACTATGCAAACTAGTTGTGTTGTGGATGAAAAATTTGTCCCAAAGGTAGGGATGATTTTCACGACACTAGAAGAAGATGAAAAGTTTTACAAACATTATTCCAAACTTGTTggtttttctaccaaaataaggaacacgactcgggatggagacaagattaagaatcaactaatcgtAGGCAGCAGAGAGGGGAGGTGGAAATCCAAGATATCTCCAACTCTGAAGACAAATCCTTCAGCCAGGTTAAACTGTCCAGCCAGGATTTTATTCAAAGCGctagttacactatccactgaactgtatgaaaataagaacaaattttattcaaaaccTTAGTTACACTGTAAAAATGCAATCAGAATACGTCGATATACTAAATAAAGCAAATCAATCCAGTAAACCTAAAATGCAACTAGGAGAAACACTATATTGCAAGATTTCAAATGAACAGTAGTTTTTCTCATACCTTTATCAGTCTTTGTTGCTGCTTTCGTTTGTTTTTACTTGTTTCTTGCGAAATCTTCTCGTGATTCTTCTCCAGTAGTGGTTTTTGCACAAAACTTGAGTgaagtttgagtgattttgagagagattcgaagaAAATGAGTGGTTTCATGTTGAGGAAGAAGTAACATTTTTTCATAATGAGCGCGAAGAAAGCAAGAGGCGTTTCGTGTCTTTTGCGCGTGGAATCACACTTCATTAATGCGCGTAagtggatttgggcttgggccaATTTGAATATATAGATGTGTAGCATGACTGTTTGTGTTAAAAGTATAACTTATTTAGTTAACTATATTTTAAATAAAGATAATATGACATTTTAGTccctaattaaaattaattactcgattggtccctaacaattaattccgtcagtcacttaggtccttggctccgtcaactctaacggaagacaaaatggtccctgaaaaCTCTAACATGGGTCAAAATaatccctgacaactctaacaagggACAAAATTATTCCTGACCCCTTTATTCGAAAACGACACTGTTCTTccccaatttttatcatatctcgcataaccctaacattcatactctccttcttcaccttcacagtcttcttttccatcttttccttGCTCATCTTTAACTCCAAGATTAAGCCATGGTGTAATTGTCACACGTGTTGCACCTACTTCAACATGATATGGATCACACACTTCCTAAATCTTTATGACTGGTACATCTACCTCCTCTGCATTTCACCCATCAAAAGCATTCACTTCCACGTCTTTGATAACATCACCTCCAACCCCGACAACATCTACGACACCCTCAAGACCAAGTTCCGCAACTACTCCAAAGGCACGCCATTCTCCGCTCTCCagcaagcaatatagattgttggacattaggacatcatgagaagattctccttcgacatcatatgcaaattctcatttaAAATAGACAccgagtgcttcattccttcttttCCGGAGTCTTAACAAATGACTTGCTGTCTGGATTCATGGGATCCATCGAAGACGACAACTAGTTGAGAGACATAAGCATTAGTTtcctgagtatgaattggttgagaataaattgagaattttttttctttttttagataATTACATCTCCACCCAATTCCAAACAAAGTGGGCGTAGttccaaaaaataataaaaaaaaacagagTAATAACtacaaaaaaaacataaaaattagcataaaaCAGCAAACAGGGAGTAAAAGAATATAATGATTTTAGCTCCTCCAAAGACACTTCAAGATGAACCCGATCAGTTATACAACATCAAATCATGATCATTCTCCTTCCAACTTTTACTCTGCAGAATTATTGGCCTTTTTCATAGATCAGTAAATCATGCATCAAAGATCAACTTCATATGTCTTCTTATTCACCTTAGACTTGATATTTGCACTCATAAGTACATCAATTACTCCTATATTGTCGATCTTGACACCATCGATTTGTGCATTCTACAACTTCCTCCTTTAACTTCTCTAATACCAACACTCTATTATTAAAGACAATGTTATTTTTACATCTCCATGTGCACCATATTACAGAAAAAAATAACACCATCCACACTTCCTTCATATCTTTCCTTATCTTTCTATTCATCCACACCTCAAAGCATTCTTTGGTGGTTCCTGGCCAAACCCAAATCACACTCCAATCCACCAAGATTGATCCCCACAACTTCCATATACGATCACATGAAAAAAACAAGTGATGTACCGTCTCTAATTTATCCTTACATAAGACACAAAAGGATTCCGCTTCTGGTACAATCTTAAACTTACATAA from Arachis ipaensis cultivar K30076 chromosome B09, Araip1.1, whole genome shotgun sequence includes these protein-coding regions:
- the LOC107615257 gene encoding pentatricopeptide repeat-containing protein DOT4, chloroplastic-like; amino-acid sequence: MLRAMLCVGHYTQAIELYNSMLNQGVKPDNYTYPIVLKACSSLRAIEYGRWVRETIIYNEVKHNIRPNAYVLCSMINMFAKCGSLGDARKVFDEMLEKDLASWTAMICGAVWNGELVEAVLLFRRMRSDSLKPDSVIVASLLPVCSKLEDAELGMALQGCAVRSGFDSDLYVSNALIDMYCKCGDPFEARFLFDNMVCRDRVSWSTLIAGYSQNFLYRESYELLRRMVNIGLKANEIVVSSVLPALGKLRLLKQGKEIHNYVLKEGLVLDPIVVSTLIDMYSNCGSMKEAETTFEYMSDKDIMLWNTMIAGYNLDGNFDLALSTFREIWGTQHRPNSITLVSVLPVCTKLGALRQGQEIHGYATKSNLILKTNVGNSLIDMYGKCGFLDLGVKVFNQMMVKNVVTYNTIISTCGAHGLGGKGLAFYDQMKIAGIRPNKVTFIALLSACSHAGLVEKAWQLYNSMIHDYAIEPDMEHYSCMVDLLGKTGDIDGAYKFITTLPVTPNTNVLGSLLGACRIHNKVELAEILAEHIFQLNAEDPGHYVLLSNLYASREQWKNMSKVRSMIKDKGLEKKPASSWIQIGHKIHVFHATSKFHPEFAKIEEILDSLVSVMKGEDCLPEEPEDLFPCR